One region of Polypterus senegalus isolate Bchr_013 chromosome 11, ASM1683550v1, whole genome shotgun sequence genomic DNA includes:
- the tmem179bb gene encoding transmembrane protein 179B → MALPWWFVAELLLYTVTFVCGIITASSVTITQGHFNGRCMLYGSVKFNSTSEEFTVESSQNVSLCYFVSAISIFIAIYCFSIVLYWIYSSCMDEVKRGKRWLMISLVIGAAALFFLLISGCVLNVGLKTLCDSVLKDPKLKSCQEAEAKKWSNPYQGSQFYTSLHNAEVAAWVNFFLWVTTMVLLVIQKKKGSEFTPLSASDPEWSTSETDPIFHRSTRSK, encoded by the exons ATGGCACTGCCGTGGTGGTTTGTAGCTGAACTGCTCTTGTACACTGTGACTTTCGTCTGCGGGATAATTACGGCTTCCTCTGTCACTATAACACAG GGGCATTTTAATGGTCGATGTATGCTGTATGGTAGTGTGAAGTTCAATAGTACCAGCGAGGAGTTCACCGTTGAGAGCTCTCAAAATGTGTCCTTGTGCTACTTTGTCTCTGCCATCTCCATCTTCATTGCCATCTACTGCTTCTCCATAGTACTGTACTGGATTTATAGCAGCTGCATGGATGAAGTCAAACG AGGAAAGAGATGGTTGATGATATCTCTGGTGATTGGAGCTGCAGCCCTGTTCTTTCTCCTCATCTCAGGGTGTGTCCTAAATGTAGGACTCAAAACATTATGTGACAGTGTGTTGAAAGATCCCAAATTAAAGAG ctgtcaagaggcagaagCCAAGAAATGGAGTAATCCTTATCAAGGATCACAGTTCTATACAAGTCTTCATAATGCAGAG GTGGCAGCATGGGTGAACTTCTTCCTTTGGGTGACTACAATGGTTCTACTGGTAATTCAGAAAAAGAAAGGCTCTGAATTTACACCTTTGTCTGCTTCTGACCCAGAATGGAGTACATCTGAAACAGACCCCATTTTTCACCGTTCTACAAGGTCTAAGTGA